A genomic region of Mycobacterium senriense contains the following coding sequences:
- a CDS encoding phytoene desaturase family protein produces the protein MDVTIVGSGPNGLTAAVICARAGLKVQVVEAQPTFGGGARTAPDPDSAEVLHDICSAVHPLALASPFFKEFDLPARGVQLAVPEISYANPLPGRPAAIAYRDLDRTCAELEHGASFKRLLGPLVERSDDVVALLLGDKRSVPNSLPSALQLGLRMLAQGTPAWGTLAGEDARALFTGVAAHIISRMPSLTAAGAGMMLATLAHSVGWPIPVGGSQAITDALIADLRAHGGELTAGTEVTSPPGGVVAFDTAPTALLRIYGEALPARYAKALRRYTFGPGVAKVDFVLSDEIPWSDPRLRQAPTLHLGGTREQMARAEADIAAGRHAQWPMVLAASPHVADPGRIDAAGRRPFWTYVHVPAGSTLDATQAVTAVVQRFAPGFRDVVLAARAVPAARLCDHNANYVGGDIGMGGNSAWRAIAGPTPRLNPWRTPIPKVYLCSAATPPGGGVHGMAGYYAARTLLRREFGIDTIPDLRPTITP, from the coding sequence GTGGACGTCACCATCGTCGGCAGCGGACCCAACGGGTTGACGGCTGCCGTAATCTGCGCCCGGGCCGGCCTGAAAGTCCAGGTCGTCGAAGCTCAGCCGACCTTTGGCGGGGGTGCGCGCACCGCGCCCGACCCAGATTCTGCGGAAGTCTTGCACGACATCTGCTCCGCCGTGCACCCGTTGGCGCTGGCGTCGCCGTTCTTCAAAGAGTTCGACCTGCCCGCCCGCGGCGTCCAGCTGGCGGTGCCCGAGATTTCCTACGCCAACCCGCTGCCCGGGCGCCCCGCGGCCATCGCCTACCGCGACCTGGACCGCACCTGTGCCGAACTCGAGCACGGCGCGTCCTTCAAACGCCTGCTCGGCCCGCTGGTCGAGCGTTCCGACGACGTGGTGGCCCTGCTGCTGGGCGACAAGAGGTCGGTGCCGAACTCGCTGCCGTCGGCGCTGCAACTGGGGCTGCGGATGCTGGCCCAAGGCACCCCGGCGTGGGGGACGCTGGCCGGCGAGGACGCCCGCGCGCTGTTCACCGGCGTTGCCGCGCATATCATTTCGCGAATGCCGTCGCTGACCGCGGCCGGCGCCGGGATGATGCTGGCCACCCTCGCGCACTCGGTCGGCTGGCCGATTCCGGTGGGCGGTAGCCAGGCGATCACCGACGCCCTCATCGCCGACCTGCGCGCCCACGGCGGCGAGCTCACGGCGGGCACCGAAGTGACGTCGCCGCCGGGTGGGGTCGTCGCATTCGACACCGCGCCGACCGCGCTGTTGCGCATCTACGGCGAAGCCCTGCCCGCGCGCTACGCTAAAGCGTTGCGGCGCTATACCTTTGGTCCCGGTGTTGCCAAGGTCGACTTCGTGCTCAGCGACGAGATTCCGTGGTCGGACCCCCGGTTGCGGCAGGCGCCGACCCTGCACCTCGGCGGCACCCGCGAGCAGATGGCCCGCGCCGAAGCCGACATCGCCGCGGGGCGGCACGCGCAGTGGCCCATGGTGCTGGCCGCGTCGCCGCACGTCGCCGACCCCGGCCGCATCGACGCCGCCGGTCGCCGGCCCTTCTGGACCTACGTCCACGTGCCGGCGGGGTCCACCCTCGACGCGACCCAAGCGGTGACCGCGGTGGTCCAGCGATTCGCCCCCGGCTTCCGCGACGTCGTGCTGGCGGCGCGCGCGGTGCCGGCCGCCCGGTTGTGCGACCACAACGCCAACTACGTCGGCGGCGACATCGGGATGGGCGGCAACTCCGCCTGGCGGGCGATCGCCGGTCCCACACCGCGGTTAAACCCTTGGCGCACACCCATTCCCAAGGTGTACCTGTGCTCCGCGGCCACACCGCCGGGCGGCGGTGTGCACGGCATGGCCGGCTACTACGCGGCCCGCACGTTGTTGCGCCGGGAATTCGGCATCGACACGATCCCGGATCTGCGGCCTACGATAACGCCGTGA
- the ilvC gene encoding ketol-acid reductoisomerase yields MFYDDDADLTIIQGRKVGVIGYGSQGHAHSLSLRDSGVQVKVGLKEGSKSRAKVQEQGLDVDTPAEVAKWADVIMLLAPDTAQADIFKNDIEPNLKDGDALFFGHGLNIHFDLIKPPANVTVAMVAPKGPGHLVRRQFVDGKGVPALIAVDQDPNGDGEALALSYAKAIGGTRAGVIKTTFKDETETDLFGEQAVLCGGTEELVKTGFDVMVEAGYPPEMAYFEVLHELKLIVDLMYEGGIARMNYSVSDTAEFGGYLSGPRVIDAGTKERMREILRDIQSGDFTKKLVANVEGGNKQLEQLRKENAEHPIEVTGKKLRDLMSWVDRPITETA; encoded by the coding sequence ATGTTCTACGACGACGACGCAGACCTGACGATCATCCAGGGTCGCAAGGTCGGCGTGATCGGATACGGCAGCCAGGGACATGCGCACTCGCTGAGCCTGCGCGACTCCGGCGTGCAGGTGAAGGTGGGCCTGAAGGAGGGTTCGAAGTCGCGGGCCAAGGTGCAAGAGCAGGGCCTGGACGTCGACACCCCGGCCGAGGTCGCCAAGTGGGCCGACGTCATCATGCTGCTGGCGCCCGACACCGCGCAGGCCGACATCTTCAAGAACGACATCGAACCCAACCTCAAGGACGGGGACGCGTTGTTCTTCGGCCATGGCCTCAACATCCACTTCGACCTGATCAAGCCGCCGGCCAACGTCACCGTCGCGATGGTCGCCCCCAAGGGGCCCGGCCACCTGGTGCGCCGGCAGTTCGTCGACGGCAAGGGTGTGCCCGCGCTGATCGCCGTCGACCAGGACCCGAACGGCGACGGCGAGGCGCTGGCCCTGTCCTACGCGAAGGCCATCGGCGGCACCCGCGCCGGTGTCATCAAGACCACCTTCAAGGACGAGACCGAGACCGACCTGTTCGGTGAGCAGGCCGTGTTGTGCGGTGGCACAGAGGAATTGGTGAAGACCGGATTCGATGTCATGGTCGAGGCGGGCTACCCGCCGGAGATGGCCTACTTCGAGGTGCTGCACGAGCTCAAGCTGATCGTCGACCTGATGTACGAGGGTGGCATCGCCCGGATGAACTACTCGGTGTCCGACACCGCGGAATTCGGCGGCTACCTCTCGGGTCCGCGCGTCATCGACGCCGGCACCAAGGAGCGGATGCGCGAGATCCTGCGCGACATCCAGAGCGGCGACTTCACCAAGAAGCTGGTCGCCAACGTCGAGGGCGGCAACAAGCAACTCGAGCAGCTGCGCAAGGAGAACGCCGAACACCCCATCGAGGTCACCGGCAAGAAGCTGCGCGACCTGATGAGCTGGGTCGACCGGCCGATCACCGAAACGGCCTAG